From one Heptranchias perlo isolate sHepPer1 chromosome X, sHepPer1.hap1, whole genome shotgun sequence genomic stretch:
- the LOC137307162 gene encoding G-protein coupled receptor 182-like — translation MATPNSSLRGNDSDDCYGVMCNCWLSLDYMALDMATFIFYIIFLVVGLIENIIVIWINWRMKESKKESNLYVFNMAVADMGALLFVPFRMIEALYNYHWIWGNFMCKFLSFFYFVNLYSSIFFLACLSVDGYVSLRYPFQAQGSRDRQIRRMVCVCVWAVALLLSLPEFVYTELHGSVYLYCYADGMLTWYVINTVTLVFGFIIPLPVIVVSNVFTARAVKASSNAESRRTCKITYAYIIVFLLCWSPFYTLLFLSLIDELFHCVVIQLLYFFYDFVECLTFSHCIINPILYNFMHKDFRCHLAANVVKYMPKQYVKQDDDVSISSDTKHIVVIT, via the coding sequence ATGGCCACCCCCAACAGCAGCTTGCGCGGCAACGACAGTGACGATTGCTATGGTGTTATGTGCAACTGTTGGCTCTCTTTGGATTACATGGCACTGGACATGGCGACATTTATCTTCTACATAATCTTTCTTGTAGTAGGTCTGATAGAGAATATCATTGTCATTTGGATAAATTGGCGGATGAAAGAGTCCAAGAAAGAAAGCAACCTGTACGTTTTTAACATGGCTGTCGCCGACATGGGTGCCCTTCTCTTTGTCCCATTCAGGATGATAGAGGCTCTGTACAATTACCACTGGATCTGGGGCAACTTTATGTGTAAATTCCTTTCCTTCTTTTATTTTGTTAATCTGtacagcagcatcttcttcctggcCTGTTTGAGCGTCGACGGCTATGTCTCACTGCGATACCCGTTTCAGGCTCAGGGATCAAGGGATCGACAGATCCGCAggatggtgtgcgtgtgtgtgtgggctgtggCCTTGCTGTTATCCTTACCAGAGTTTGTATACACTGAACTTCATGGATCTGTTTATCTTTACTGCTATGCTGATGGTATGCTAACTTGGTATGTTATAAACACTGTTACTTTAGTTTTTGGGTTCATTATTCCTTTGCCTGTGATTGTAGTGAGTAATGTTTTCACTGCAAGAGCTGTGAAAGCCTCCAGTAACGCAGAAAGCAGAAGGACCTGTAAAATAACATATGCTTATATCATAGTGTTTTTGCTATGCTGGTCGCCTTTTTACACATTACTATTCTTGTCTCTGATAGACGAGCTCTTTCACTGTGTCGTTATCCAGTTGCTATATTTCTTTTATGACTTTGTGGAGTGCCTCACCTTTTCCCACTGTATCATAAATCCCATTCTCTACAACTTTATGCACAAAGATTTCAGGTGTCATTTAGCGGCCAATGTTGTGAAGTATATGCCCAAACAATATGTCAAGCAGGATGATGATGTTTCCATTTCTTCAGACACCAAACATATTGTGGTTATTACATGA